A window of the Streptomyces sp. JB150 genome harbors these coding sequences:
- the rbsD gene encoding D-ribose pyranase, which yields MRRAGILNRQLAGALAGLGHGHEVLVCDAGMPVPDGPRVVDLAFRAGVPSFAEVLEGLLDELVVEGATAATEVRAANPPAAELLAGCFPELTLVPHERLKELSAGARLVVRTGEARPYANVLLRCGVFF from the coding sequence GTGAGGAGGGCCGGGATCCTGAACCGGCAGCTGGCCGGTGCCCTGGCCGGACTGGGCCACGGCCACGAGGTGCTGGTCTGCGACGCCGGCATGCCGGTCCCCGACGGCCCCCGGGTGGTGGACCTGGCCTTCCGGGCGGGGGTGCCGTCCTTCGCCGAGGTGCTGGAGGGCCTGCTGGACGAGCTGGTCGTGGAGGGCGCGACGGCGGCGACGGAGGTGCGGGCCGCCAATCCGCCGGCGGCGGAGTTGCTGGCCGGCTGCTTCCCCGAGCTGACGCTGGTCCCGCACGAGCGGCTGAAGGAACTGTCGGCGGGCGCACGGCTGGTCGTACGGACCGGGGAGGCGCGGCCGTACGCGAACGTGCTGTTGCGGTGCGGGGTGTTCTTCTGA
- a CDS encoding MOSC N-terminal beta barrel domain-containing protein produces the protein MDTQPGTVTALWRYPVKAMLGQRLRTAGLTARGLAGDRRLALLDPDSGESVTALLPRLYQTVLGCGAALDERGGVRITLPDGAGTHSTAPDADAVLSAYLGRPVTLGPAPEPASLFLGAPVHLITTATLRRLAAENPRGLAEPERYRPNLLIDTGGDGFAENDWIGRELRVGGKAVLRVVAGTPRCAVPTMVHGTLPRDPEALRVIRRTNAFPAAPGRAPEPIAGVYAEVARLGPVAEGDPVRL, from the coding sequence ATGGACACACAGCCGGGCACGGTCACCGCACTCTGGCGCTACCCCGTCAAGGCCATGCTCGGCCAACGCCTCCGCACCGCCGGTCTCACCGCACGAGGGCTCGCGGGAGATCGGCGGCTGGCGTTGCTGGACCCGGACAGCGGCGAGTCCGTCACCGCGCTCCTGCCTCGGCTCTACCAGACGGTCCTCGGCTGCGGCGCGGCCCTCGACGAGCGGGGCGGCGTCCGGATCACCCTGCCGGACGGCGCCGGCACCCACAGCACCGCCCCGGACGCCGACGCCGTGCTCTCGGCGTACCTCGGCCGGCCCGTCACCCTCGGCCCCGCCCCCGAGCCCGCCTCCCTCTTCCTCGGCGCCCCGGTGCACCTGATCACCACGGCGACCCTCCGACGGCTGGCCGCCGAGAACCCGCGCGGCCTCGCCGAACCGGAGCGCTACCGCCCCAACCTGCTCATCGACACCGGCGGCGACGGCTTCGCCGAGAACGACTGGATCGGCCGCGAACTGCGCGTCGGCGGCAAGGCCGTGCTGCGCGTGGTCGCCGGGACGCCCCGCTGCGCCGTCCCGACCATGGTCCACGGCACCCTGCCCCGCGACCCGGAGGCGCTGCGCGTCATCCGCCGCACCAACGCCTTCCCCGCCGCCCCCGGCCGCGCTCCGGAACCGATCGCGGGGGTCTACGCGGAGGTGGCCCGGCTCGGACCGGTCGCCGAGGGAGACCCCGTACGGCTCTGA
- a CDS encoding dihydrofolate reductase family protein, which produces MRIIISEFISLDGVVQAPGGPEEDVDGGFAHGGWTHPYFDPEVVGGAFDAALEAADALLFGRRTWQNMASAWPERAGDPFADRINSLRKYVVSDSLGESDLTWDNTVRIPRSEAVAELRKLRESDGRGLLVMGSPTLARTLIDEGLADELRLIVMPVVLGGGKSIFPSGGAKFPFELVSTTRSDAGTLVNVYRRAAG; this is translated from the coding sequence ATGCGCATCATCATCAGCGAGTTCATCAGCCTCGACGGCGTCGTCCAGGCCCCGGGCGGCCCCGAGGAGGACGTGGACGGCGGTTTCGCGCACGGCGGCTGGACGCACCCCTACTTCGACCCGGAGGTCGTCGGCGGAGCCTTCGACGCGGCGCTGGAGGCGGCGGACGCGCTGCTGTTCGGGCGGCGGACGTGGCAGAACATGGCGTCGGCGTGGCCCGAGCGGGCCGGGGACCCGTTCGCCGACCGGATCAACTCCCTCCGGAAGTACGTCGTCTCCGACTCGCTCGGCGAGTCCGACCTGACCTGGGACAACACCGTGCGGATCCCCCGCTCGGAAGCCGTCGCCGAGCTGCGGAAGCTGCGCGAGAGCGACGGCCGGGGCCTGCTGGTCATGGGCAGCCCCACCCTCGCGCGCACGCTGATCGACGAGGGCCTGGCGGACGAGCTGCGGCTGATCGTGATGCCCGTGGTGCTGGGCGGCGGCAAGTCGATCTTCCCGAGCGGGGGCGCGAAGTTCCCCTTCGAGCTGGTCTCCACGACGAGGTCGGACGCCGGCACGCTGGTCAACGTCTACCGGCGGGCGGCCGGGTGA
- a CDS encoding ribokinase produces the protein MYDYDLLVVGSANADLVIGVERRPGPGETVLGSDLAVHPGGKGANQAVAAARLGARTALLARVGDDAHGRLLLDAQRAAGVDTAGVLVGGAPTGVALITVDPSGDNSIVVSPGANGKLSPADVRAAGGLFRASRVVSAQLEIPLETVLEVVRTLPPGTRFVLNPSPPRPLPQEVLAACDPLIVNEHEARVLLGEPGVSDVPEDWARLLLARGPRSVVVTLGARGALVASAEGVARVPSVKVEAVDTTGAGDAFTAALAWRLGSGEPLADAAAYAARVGAAAVTRAGAQESYPTAAEVAAL, from the coding sequence ATGTACGACTACGACCTCCTGGTCGTGGGGTCGGCCAACGCCGACCTGGTGATCGGCGTGGAGCGGCGGCCGGGCCCCGGCGAGACGGTGCTCGGCTCCGACCTCGCGGTGCACCCGGGCGGCAAGGGCGCCAACCAGGCCGTCGCGGCGGCCCGGCTGGGTGCCCGTACGGCGCTGCTGGCCCGGGTCGGCGACGACGCGCACGGCCGGCTGCTGCTGGACGCGCAGCGGGCGGCCGGGGTCGACACGGCGGGCGTGCTGGTGGGCGGCGCACCGACCGGTGTCGCGCTGATCACCGTCGACCCGTCCGGCGACAACAGCATCGTGGTGTCGCCCGGCGCCAACGGGAAGCTCTCCCCCGCCGACGTCCGCGCGGCGGGCGGACTGTTCCGCGCCTCCCGCGTGGTGTCCGCCCAGCTGGAGATCCCGCTGGAGACGGTCCTGGAGGTCGTGCGGACGCTGCCGCCGGGCACCCGTTTCGTGCTCAACCCGTCCCCGCCGCGCCCGCTGCCGCAGGAGGTGCTGGCGGCCTGCGACCCGCTGATCGTCAACGAGCACGAGGCGCGGGTGCTGCTCGGCGAGCCGGGCGTGAGCGACGTACCCGAGGACTGGGCGCGGCTGCTGCTCGCCAGGGGCCCCCGTTCGGTCGTGGTCACTCTGGGCGCGCGGGGTGCGCTGGTGGCGTCGGCGGAGGGAGTGGCGCGGGTGCCGTCCGTGAAGGTCGAGGCGGTGGACACCACGGGTGCGGGCGACGCGTTCACGGCGGCGCTGGCCTGGCGGCTGGGGTCCGGGGAACCGCTCGCGGACGCGGCGGCGTACGCGGCCCGGGTCGGCGCGGCGGCCGTCACCCGCGCGGGCGCCCAGGAGTCGTACCCGACGGCGGCGGAGGTCGCGGCGCTGTGA
- a CDS encoding LacI family DNA-binding transcriptional regulator codes for MTVTLADVAARAQVSPATVSRVLNGNYPVAASTRERVLKAVDELDYVLNGPASALAAATSDLVGILVNDIADPFFGIMASAIQSEIGGPGGRAGGERLAVVCNTGGSPERELTYLTLLQRQRAAAVVLTGGAVENEPHASAVAAKLRKLSDAGTRVVLCGRPPAPDTDAVALTFDNRGGGKELTEHLIRLGHRRLGYIAGPEERTTTRHRLEGHRAALAAAGIEEDPRWTVHGRYDRRSGYEATLELLRRDPTLTAVVAANDSVALGACAALRESGLRIPEDVSVAGFDDLPFSIDAVPSLTTVRLPLAEAGARAGRIAMGREEPPPGGVATVRGELMVRGSSGAPKS; via the coding sequence ATGACGGTGACCCTGGCGGACGTGGCGGCCCGCGCCCAGGTCTCGCCCGCGACGGTGTCGCGCGTGCTGAACGGGAACTACCCGGTGGCCGCCTCGACCCGGGAGCGGGTGCTGAAGGCGGTCGACGAGCTGGACTACGTCCTCAACGGCCCCGCGAGCGCGCTCGCCGCCGCGACGTCCGACCTCGTCGGCATCCTCGTGAACGACATCGCCGACCCCTTCTTCGGGATCATGGCGAGCGCGATCCAGTCCGAGATCGGCGGGCCCGGCGGACGCGCGGGCGGCGAGCGGCTGGCGGTCGTCTGCAACACCGGCGGCTCGCCCGAGCGCGAGCTGACCTACCTCACGCTGCTGCAGCGCCAGCGGGCCGCCGCCGTGGTGCTGACCGGCGGGGCCGTGGAGAACGAACCGCACGCGTCGGCGGTGGCGGCGAAGCTGCGCAAGCTCAGCGACGCCGGGACCCGGGTCGTGCTGTGCGGGCGCCCGCCCGCGCCGGACACCGACGCCGTGGCCCTCACCTTCGACAACCGCGGCGGCGGCAAGGAGCTGACGGAACACCTCATCCGGCTCGGCCACCGCCGCCTCGGCTACATCGCCGGCCCCGAGGAGCGCACCACCACCCGCCACCGTCTGGAGGGGCACCGCGCGGCGCTCGCCGCGGCGGGCATCGAGGAGGACCCCCGCTGGACGGTCCACGGCCGCTACGACCGCCGCTCCGGCTACGAGGCGACCCTGGAGCTGCTGCGCCGCGACCCCACGCTGACCGCGGTGGTCGCCGCGAACGACTCCGTCGCCCTCGGCGCCTGCGCCGCCCTGCGCGAGTCGGGCCTGCGCATCCCCGAGGACGTCTCCGTCGCCGGCTTCGACGACCTGCCCTTCAGCATCGACGCGGTGCCGTCCCTGACGACGGTCCGCCTGCCCCTCGCCGAGGCGGGCGCCCGCGCGGGCCGTATCGCCATGGGCCGTGAGGAACCGCCGCCGGGCGGGGTGGCGACGGTGCGGGGGGAGCTGATGGTGCGGGGTTCCTCGGGGGCGCCCAAGTCCTGA
- a CDS encoding sugar phosphate isomerase/epimerase family protein — protein sequence MTVKQLSLPELAQACGHLGVRNVGLWREPVQAYGVEATAELVRDAGLTVTTLCRGGFLTATDPAERARALDDNRRAVDEAAALGTDTLVLVSGGLPAGSKDLHGARERIADALAELGPYAERHGVRLAIEPLHPMYAADRCVVSTLTQALDLAERFPAHQVGVTVDTYHLWWDDRAPAEIARAGAAGRIHTFQLADWTTPLPAGVLNGRGQIGDGAIDMREWKGCVEAAGYTGAIEVELFNEELWARDGREVLAETVARFIEHVMDGKPEGAMSSV from the coding sequence ATGACGGTGAAGCAGCTCTCCCTGCCGGAACTCGCACAGGCCTGCGGGCACCTTGGCGTCCGCAACGTCGGCCTGTGGCGCGAACCCGTCCAGGCGTACGGCGTGGAGGCCACCGCCGAACTGGTCCGCGACGCGGGCCTGACGGTGACCACCCTGTGCCGCGGCGGCTTCCTCACCGCGACCGACCCGGCCGAGCGCGCCCGCGCGCTGGACGACAACCGCCGGGCCGTCGACGAGGCGGCGGCCCTCGGCACCGACACCCTCGTCCTGGTCTCCGGCGGCCTCCCGGCCGGCTCCAAGGACCTGCACGGCGCCCGCGAGCGCATCGCCGACGCGCTCGCCGAACTCGGCCCCTACGCCGAGCGGCACGGCGTACGCCTCGCCATCGAGCCGCTGCACCCGATGTACGCCGCCGACCGCTGCGTCGTCTCGACCCTCACCCAGGCCCTCGACCTCGCCGAGCGCTTCCCCGCCCACCAGGTCGGCGTCACCGTCGACACGTACCACCTGTGGTGGGACGACCGGGCCCCCGCCGAGATCGCCCGCGCGGGCGCCGCCGGCCGGATCCACACCTTCCAGCTCGCCGACTGGACCACCCCCCTGCCGGCGGGCGTCCTCAACGGGCGCGGCCAGATCGGCGACGGCGCGATCGACATGCGCGAGTGGAAGGGCTGCGTCGAGGCGGCCGGCTACACCGGCGCCATCGAAGTGGAGCTGTTCAACGAGGAGTTGTGGGCGCGGGACGGGCGGGAGGTGCTGGCCGAGACCGTCGCGCGTTTCATCGAACACGTGATGGATGGAAAGCCTGAGGGAGCGATGTCCTCCGTGTGA
- a CDS encoding tautomerase family protein → MPLVRIDACAAGDPDRLPALGRAVHQALTETLGIPPEDHFQILTAHDTAAGTLRYGDYLGVPRDAGIAYVAITLRAGRTPGQKRSLYRRIAQLAHDHAGVEPRNVFVTLTENGPADWSLGHGEAQYAPGPT, encoded by the coding sequence ATGCCCCTCGTCCGCATAGACGCCTGCGCCGCCGGTGACCCCGACCGCCTGCCCGCCCTCGGCCGCGCCGTCCACCAGGCCCTGACCGAGACCCTCGGCATCCCGCCCGAGGACCACTTCCAGATCCTCACCGCCCACGACACCGCCGCCGGCACCCTCCGCTACGGCGACTACCTCGGCGTCCCCCGCGACGCGGGCATCGCCTACGTCGCCATCACCCTCCGCGCGGGCCGCACACCCGGACAGAAGCGGTCCCTGTACCGCCGTATCGCCCAACTCGCCCACGACCACGCCGGAGTCGAACCGCGCAACGTCTTCGTCACCCTCACCGAGAACGGACCAGCCGACTGGTCGCTCGGTCACGGTGAAGCGCAGTACGCCCCCGGCCCCACCTGA
- a CDS encoding bifunctional helix-turn-helix transcriptional regulator/GNAT family N-acetyltransferase produces MTVQDIRSFNRFYTHLIGALDHGRHLYAPYTLTESRVLYELAHAPRTDVADLRTQLHLDAGYLTRILDKFERDGLVERGPSERDPRRRRIRLTPRGRETAELLDERARQAVGTLLAGVAPEDRPRLAEALRTVRALLSGGRVPRPEDVVLRAPAPGDLGWIVQRNAALYAAEYGWNAEYEALVARIVADYAQDHDPRRERVWIAELDGRPVGCVMCVRDTAPGAARLRLLLVEPDARGLGIGDRLVAAVVAFAREAGCREVVLWTNDVLAAARRIYRRHGFTPVAEKPHRSFGKDLVGQDWRLDLRAASE; encoded by the coding sequence ATGACGGTCCAGGACATCCGCTCCTTCAACCGCTTCTACACGCACCTGATCGGCGCGCTGGACCACGGGCGCCACCTGTACGCGCCGTACACGCTCACCGAGTCCCGCGTGCTCTACGAGCTGGCCCACGCGCCGCGCACCGACGTCGCCGACCTGCGCACCCAGCTCCATCTGGACGCCGGGTACCTGACCCGCATCCTCGACAAGTTCGAGAGGGACGGGCTCGTCGAGCGCGGGCCCTCCGAGCGCGATCCCCGGCGGCGGCGGATCCGGCTCACCCCGCGCGGGCGGGAGACCGCCGAGCTGCTGGACGAGCGGGCCCGGCAGGCGGTCGGCACGCTGCTCGCGGGCGTCGCGCCGGAGGACCGGCCGCGGCTGGCGGAGGCGCTGCGGACGGTGCGCGCGCTGCTGTCCGGCGGCCGGGTCCCCCGCCCCGAAGACGTCGTCCTGCGCGCGCCCGCCCCCGGCGACCTCGGCTGGATCGTGCAGCGCAACGCCGCGTTGTACGCCGCCGAGTACGGCTGGAACGCCGAGTACGAGGCGCTGGTGGCGAGGATCGTCGCCGACTACGCGCAGGATCACGACCCGCGCCGGGAGCGGGTGTGGATCGCGGAGCTGGACGGACGGCCGGTGGGGTGCGTGATGTGCGTGCGCGACACGGCGCCCGGCGCGGCCCGGCTGCGGCTGCTGCTGGTCGAGCCGGACGCGCGCGGCCTCGGCATCGGGGACCGGCTGGTCGCGGCGGTCGTCGCGTTCGCGCGCGAGGCGGGCTGCCGGGAGGTGGTGCTGTGGACGAACGACGTGCTGGCCGCCGCCCGGCGAATTTACCGGCGGCACGGCTTCACGCCGGTCGCCGAGAAGCCGCACCGCTCCTTCGGCAAGGACCTCGTCGGGCAGGACTGGCGGCTGGATCTGCGCGCGGCATCCGAGTGA
- a CDS encoding Gfo/Idh/MocA family oxidoreductase → MTRKTVRIAMNGVTGRMGYRQHLVRSLLAIREQGGLDLGDGTVLWPEPVLVGRREHALRALADRHGLEHVSTDLDAVLADPDTDIYFDAQVTSAREEAIRKAIAAGKHVYTEKPTATGLDGALELTRLAARAGIKHGVVQDKLFLPGLLKLKRLIDGGFFGRILSIRGEFGYWVFEGDWQAAQRPSWNYRAEDGGGIVVDMFPHWEYVLHELFGRVTSVQALTATHIPQRWDEEGKPYDATADDAAYGIFELEGGAIAQINSSWAVRVHRDELVEFQVDGTEGSAVAGLRNCRVQHRSATPKPVWNPDIPATEVFRDQWQEVPDNQEFDNGFKAQWELFLKHVYADAPYHWDLLAGARGVQLAELGLKSSAEGRRLDVPEISL, encoded by the coding sequence GTGACACGCAAAACGGTGCGTATCGCCATGAACGGTGTGACGGGGCGGATGGGCTACCGCCAGCACCTCGTCCGCTCCCTCCTCGCCATCCGGGAGCAGGGCGGCCTCGACCTGGGCGACGGCACCGTGCTGTGGCCCGAGCCGGTCCTGGTCGGCCGCCGCGAGCACGCGCTGAGGGCGCTCGCCGATCGGCACGGCCTGGAGCACGTCTCCACCGACCTCGACGCCGTCCTCGCCGACCCGGACACCGACATCTACTTCGACGCGCAGGTCACCTCCGCCCGCGAGGAGGCGATCAGGAAGGCGATCGCCGCCGGCAAGCACGTCTACACCGAGAAGCCCACCGCCACCGGCCTCGACGGCGCCCTGGAGCTGACCCGCCTGGCCGCGCGGGCCGGCATCAAGCACGGCGTCGTCCAGGACAAGCTGTTCCTGCCGGGCCTGCTCAAGCTCAAGCGCCTCATCGACGGCGGCTTCTTCGGCCGGATCCTGTCCATCCGCGGCGAGTTCGGCTACTGGGTCTTCGAGGGCGACTGGCAGGCCGCCCAGCGCCCGTCGTGGAACTACCGCGCCGAGGACGGCGGCGGCATCGTCGTCGACATGTTCCCGCACTGGGAGTACGTGCTGCACGAGCTGTTCGGCCGGGTCACCTCCGTGCAGGCGCTCACCGCCACCCACATCCCGCAGCGCTGGGACGAGGAGGGCAAGCCGTACGACGCCACCGCCGACGACGCCGCCTACGGCATCTTCGAGCTGGAGGGCGGCGCCATCGCCCAGATCAACTCCTCCTGGGCGGTCCGCGTCCACCGCGACGAACTCGTCGAGTTCCAGGTCGACGGCACCGAGGGCTCCGCGGTCGCGGGCCTGCGCAACTGCCGCGTCCAGCACCGCAGCGCCACCCCCAAGCCGGTGTGGAACCCGGACATCCCCGCCACCGAGGTCTTCCGCGACCAGTGGCAGGAGGTCCCGGACAACCAGGAGTTCGACAACGGCTTCAAGGCCCAGTGGGAGCTGTTCCTCAAGCACGTCTACGCCGATGCCCCCTACCACTGGGACCTGCTCGCCGGCGCCCGCGGCGTCCAGCTCGCCGAGCTGGGCCTGAAGTCCTCGGCGGAGGGCCGCCGTCTCGACGTACCGGAGATCTCCCTGTGA
- a CDS encoding dihydrodipicolinate synthase family protein — MTIKLPDFQGGLRAYEPRTDPLAVTPGAPFTSRTVFSAAHVVADPYADVTPDSPAAVDWDATLAFRRHLWSHGLGVAEAMDTAQRGMGLDWAGAAELIRRSAAEARAAGGRIACGVGTDQLPAGTLAEVRAAYEEQLAVVEEAGAQAIVMASRALAKAASGPEDYLEIYGHLLRQAAEPVILHWLGPMFDPALEGYWGSSDLDAATDTFLEVIAAHPDKVDGIKVSLLDAQREIDLRRRLPQGVRCYTGDDFHYPELIAGDDQGFSHALLGIFDPLGPLAAEAVRVLDTGDVTGFRGLLDPTVELSRHLFQAPTRFYKTGVVFLAWLAGHQSHFTMVGGLQSARSLPHFAHAYELADGLGLFPDPKLAEERMKTLLAMYGVTQ, encoded by the coding sequence GTGACCATCAAACTCCCCGACTTCCAGGGCGGCCTGCGCGCCTACGAGCCGCGCACCGACCCCCTCGCCGTCACCCCCGGCGCCCCCTTCACCTCCCGTACGGTCTTCTCCGCGGCGCACGTCGTCGCCGACCCGTACGCCGACGTCACCCCCGACTCCCCGGCCGCCGTCGACTGGGACGCCACCCTCGCCTTCCGCCGCCACCTGTGGTCCCACGGGCTCGGCGTCGCCGAGGCCATGGACACCGCCCAGCGCGGCATGGGCCTGGACTGGGCGGGCGCGGCCGAGCTGATCCGCCGGTCCGCCGCCGAGGCGAGGGCGGCCGGCGGCCGGATCGCCTGCGGCGTCGGCACCGACCAGCTCCCCGCCGGCACCCTCGCCGAGGTCCGCGCCGCCTACGAGGAGCAGCTCGCGGTCGTCGAGGAGGCGGGCGCCCAGGCCATCGTCATGGCCTCCCGCGCCCTCGCGAAGGCCGCCTCCGGCCCCGAGGACTACCTGGAGATCTACGGCCACCTGCTCCGCCAGGCCGCCGAACCCGTGATCCTGCACTGGCTCGGCCCCATGTTCGACCCGGCGCTGGAGGGCTACTGGGGCTCGTCCGACCTGGACGCGGCCACCGACACCTTCCTGGAGGTGATCGCCGCCCACCCCGACAAGGTCGACGGCATCAAGGTGTCCCTCCTCGACGCCCAGCGCGAGATCGACCTGCGCCGCCGCCTCCCGCAGGGCGTGCGCTGCTACACCGGCGACGACTTCCACTACCCGGAGCTGATCGCGGGCGACGACCAGGGCTTCAGCCACGCCCTGCTCGGCATCTTCGACCCGCTGGGCCCGCTGGCGGCCGAGGCGGTTCGCGTCCTCGACACCGGGGACGTCACGGGCTTCCGGGGCCTGCTCGACCCCACCGTCGAGCTGTCCCGCCACCTCTTCCAGGCCCCCACCCGCTTCTACAAGACGGGCGTGGTCTTCCTGGCCTGGCTGGCCGGCCACCAGTCCCACTTCACCATGGTCGGCGGCCTCCAGTCGGCCCGCTCCCTGCCGCACTTCGCCCACGCCTATGAACTCGCCGACGGCCTCGGCCTGTTCCCGGACCCGAAGCTGGCCGAGGAGCGGATGAAGACCCTGCTGGCGATGTACGGAGTGACCCAGTGA
- a CDS encoding substrate-binding domain-containing protein, translating into MATDTLKNTPGAGGASAPGGLRRLLLDNGALTALIVLVVALSALSGDFLTTDNLLNIGVQAAVTAILAFGVTFVIVSAGIDLSVGSVAALSATVLAWSATSEGVPVALAVVLAVATGIVCGLVNGFLISYGKLPPFIATLAMLSVARGLSLVISQGSPIAFPESVSHLGDTLGGWLPVPVLVMVVMGLLTAFVLGRTYLGRSMYAIGGNEEAARLSGLRVKRQKLAIYALSGLFAAAAGIVLASRLSSAQPQAAQGYELDAIAAVVIGGASLAGGTGKASGTLIGALILAVLRNGLNLLSVSAFWQQVVIGVVIALAVLLDTVRRKAGATPVTAGSGGKGRQAVTYLLAAVVAAAVVGATSLLHGGSPAARTEKIGLSLSTLNNPFFVQIRAGAEERARKLGVDLTVTDAQNDASQQANQVQNFTSEGVGSIIVNPVDSDAAGPSVRAANQADIPVVGVDRGVNKADTAALVASDNVEGGRLGARALAEKLGGKGTIVVLQGQPGTSASRERGAGFAAGLKEYPGIRVVARQPADFDRTKGLDVMTNLLQAHPGIDGVFAENDEMALGAIKALGAKAGTSVQVVGFDGTPDGLKAVEAGTLYASVAQQPRELGRIAVDNALRAAEGEKTEQMVKVPVKVVTKENVAGFGG; encoded by the coding sequence GTGGCCACTGACACGCTCAAGAACACACCGGGCGCGGGCGGCGCCTCCGCCCCGGGCGGCCTGCGCCGCCTCCTGCTCGACAACGGCGCCCTCACCGCGCTGATCGTCCTCGTCGTCGCCCTGTCCGCGCTGTCCGGTGACTTCCTGACGACGGACAACCTGCTGAACATCGGCGTCCAGGCGGCGGTCACCGCGATCCTCGCCTTCGGCGTCACCTTCGTCATCGTCTCGGCGGGCATCGACCTGTCGGTGGGGTCGGTCGCCGCGCTGTCCGCGACGGTCCTCGCCTGGAGCGCGACGAGCGAGGGCGTCCCGGTCGCGCTGGCCGTGGTCCTGGCGGTCGCCACCGGCATCGTCTGCGGCCTGGTCAACGGATTCCTCATCTCGTACGGCAAACTCCCGCCGTTCATCGCCACGCTGGCCATGCTGTCGGTGGCGCGCGGTCTGTCCCTGGTGATCTCGCAGGGCTCCCCGATCGCCTTCCCGGAGTCCGTCTCGCACCTCGGGGACACGCTGGGCGGCTGGCTGCCGGTGCCGGTGCTGGTCATGGTCGTGATGGGGCTGCTGACGGCGTTCGTGCTGGGCCGGACGTACCTCGGGCGTTCGATGTACGCGATCGGCGGCAACGAGGAGGCGGCCCGGCTGTCGGGGCTGCGGGTGAAGCGGCAGAAGCTCGCGATCTACGCCCTGTCCGGGCTGTTCGCGGCGGCGGCCGGCATCGTGCTCGCCTCCCGGCTCTCCTCCGCGCAACCGCAGGCCGCGCAGGGCTACGAGCTGGACGCCATCGCGGCGGTCGTCATCGGCGGCGCCTCGCTGGCGGGCGGCACGGGCAAGGCCTCCGGCACGCTGATCGGCGCGCTGATCCTGGCGGTGCTGCGCAACGGCCTCAACCTGCTGTCGGTGTCGGCGTTCTGGCAGCAGGTCGTGATCGGTGTGGTGATCGCGCTGGCGGTGCTGCTGGACACGGTGCGGCGCAAGGCCGGGGCGACGCCGGTGACCGCGGGGAGCGGCGGCAAGGGCCGGCAGGCGGTGACGTACCTCCTCGCGGCCGTGGTCGCGGCAGCCGTGGTCGGCGCCACCTCCCTCCTGCACGGCGGCTCCCCGGCGGCGCGCACGGAGAAGATCGGCCTGTCCCTGTCGACCCTCAACAACCCCTTCTTCGTGCAGATCCGCGCCGGCGCCGAGGAGCGGGCGCGGAAGCTCGGCGTGGACCTGACGGTCACCGACGCCCAGAACGACGCCTCGCAGCAGGCCAACCAGGTGCAGAACTTCACCAGCGAGGGCGTCGGCTCGATCATCGTCAACCCGGTCGACTCGGACGCGGCGGGCCCCTCGGTACGCGCGGCGAACCAGGCGGACATCCCCGTGGTGGGCGTCGACCGGGGCGTCAACAAGGCGGACACGGCGGCGCTGGTCGCCTCCGACAACGTCGAGGGCGGCAGGCTGGGCGCGCGGGCGCTCGCCGAGAAGCTGGGCGGCAAGGGCACGATCGTCGTCCTCCAGGGCCAGCCGGGCACGTCCGCCAGCCGTGAGCGCGGCGCGGGCTTCGCGGCCGGGCTGAAGGAGTACCCGGGCATCCGGGTCGTCGCCCGGCAGCCGGCCGACTTCGACCGCACCAAGGGTCTGGACGTGATGACGAACCTGCTCCAGGCGCACCCCGGCATCGACGGCGTCTTCGCCGAGAACGACGAGATGGCGCTCGGCGCGATCAAGGCGCTGGGCGCGAAGGCCGGCACGTCGGTGCAGGTGGTCGGCTTCGACGGCACGCCGGACGGGCTCAAGGCGGTCGAGGCGGGCACGCTGTACGCCTCGGTCGCGCAGCAGCCGAGGGAACTGGGCCGGATCGCGGTGGACAACGCGCTGCGGGCGGCCGAGGGCGAGAAGACCGAGCAGATGGTGAAGGTGCCGGTGAAGGTGGTCACGAAGGAGAACGTGGCCGGCTTCGGCGGCTGA